Proteins from a genomic interval of Rhodothermus marinus:
- a CDS encoding alkaline phosphatase family protein, whose protein sequence is MSPHVLFVFLDGVGLGPPHPRNPFAENWPGLERLTCGQRWTDQTRPFSRLRHVFRHLDATLGMPGLPQSGTGQTALLTGFNAPRIAGRHYGPYAHSRTRAVLARYNIFRRLKARGLSVAFANAYPPVFFEQARRRDRWSVTTRCCREADVRLRTLEDLARGEAVAADLTGRRLHEAGFPVTPIDEAEAARHLTMLLQQHHFVLFEYFLTDQAGHHQDMDEARAVLASLDRFFSALLELLDPERHLLVVTSDHGNLEDLRVRTHTRNPVPLIARGRGAELFCHACDLRDVTPAIVAALEAAATPPRRPAPLRP, encoded by the coding sequence ATGAGCCCGCACGTGCTGTTCGTCTTTCTGGACGGCGTCGGGCTGGGCCCACCGCATCCGCGCAATCCATTCGCAGAGAACTGGCCCGGCCTTGAACGGCTCACCTGCGGCCAGCGCTGGACAGACCAGACGCGACCGTTCTCCAGGCTCCGGCACGTCTTCCGTCACCTGGATGCCACGCTGGGCATGCCCGGCCTGCCCCAGAGCGGCACCGGGCAGACCGCCCTGCTGACCGGCTTCAACGCGCCACGCATCGCCGGACGCCACTACGGTCCCTACGCCCACTCCCGAACCCGCGCCGTGCTGGCCCGCTATAACATTTTTCGCCGGTTGAAAGCCCGAGGGCTTTCGGTAGCTTTTGCCAATGCCTATCCGCCCGTATTCTTCGAGCAGGCCCGCCGACGCGACCGCTGGAGCGTCACCACCCGCTGCTGCCGGGAAGCCGACGTGCGGCTCCGCACGCTGGAGGATCTGGCCCGGGGCGAGGCCGTCGCCGCCGACCTGACGGGCCGGCGCCTGCACGAAGCAGGGTTCCCGGTCACGCCTATCGACGAAGCCGAAGCCGCCCGCCATCTGACAATGCTGCTCCAGCAACACCACTTCGTGCTTTTCGAGTACTTTCTGACGGATCAGGCCGGGCACCATCAGGACATGGACGAAGCACGGGCGGTGCTGGCCTCGCTGGACCGGTTCTTTTCGGCGCTGCTGGAACTGCTCGATCCCGAACGCCACCTGCTTGTGGTTACCAGCGACCACGGCAACCTGGAAGACCTGCGCGTGCGCACGCATACGCGCAACCCGGTGCCGCTGATCGCCCGCGGTCGCGGCGCCGAGCTTTTCTGCCACGCCTGCGACCTGCGCGACGTGACGCCCGCCATTGTCGCCGCGCTGGAAGCCGCCGCTACTCCACCTCGCCGACCAGCGCCGCTTCGGCCGTAG